The following are from one region of the Streptomyces changanensis genome:
- a CDS encoding ABC transporter permease produces the protein MSSLSLALRDSSTMLRRNLLHARRYPSLTLNLLLTPVVMLLLFVYVFGDVMSAGMGAGGADRSRYVAYLVPGILLLTIGGTTIGSAVSVATDMTEGIIARFRTMAIHRGSVLVGHVVGSVLQCVLSVALVGAVAVAIGFRATNATAGEWIAAFGLLTLFALALTWIAVGMGLSSPNAEAAGNNAMPLIFLPFVSSAFVPVDAMPGWFQPIAQYQPFTPAIETLRGLLLGSGIGHNGWLAVAWCLGLAALGYAWSTSLFARDPK, from the coding sequence ATGAGTTCCCTCTCCCTCGCCCTGCGCGACTCCTCCACGATGCTGCGGCGGAACCTGCTGCACGCGCGGCGCTACCCGTCGCTGACGCTGAACCTGCTGCTCACGCCGGTCGTCATGCTGCTGCTCTTCGTCTACGTCTTCGGCGACGTGATGAGCGCCGGCATGGGAGCCGGCGGGGCGGACCGCTCACGGTACGTCGCGTACCTCGTCCCGGGCATCCTGCTGCTGACCATCGGCGGCACCACGATCGGCAGCGCGGTGTCCGTCGCCACCGACATGACCGAGGGCATCATCGCCCGCTTCCGCACGATGGCGATCCACCGCGGGTCGGTGCTCGTCGGGCACGTCGTCGGCAGCGTCCTGCAGTGCGTGCTGAGCGTGGCCCTCGTCGGGGCCGTCGCGGTGGCCATCGGGTTCCGGGCCACGAACGCCACCGCAGGCGAGTGGATCGCGGCGTTCGGACTGCTCACGCTGTTCGCCCTGGCGCTCACCTGGATCGCGGTCGGTATGGGCCTGTCCAGCCCGAACGCCGAGGCCGCCGGCAACAACGCCATGCCGCTGATCTTCCTGCCGTTCGTCTCCAGCGCCTTCGTCCCGGTCGACGCGATGCCCGGCTGGTTCCAGCCGATCGCCCAGTACCAGCCGTTCACCCCGGCCATCGAGACCCTGCGCGGGCTGCTCCTGGGCAGCGGGATCGGCCACAACGGCTGGCTGGCCGTCGCCTGGTGCCTGGGCCTGGCCGCACTCGGCTACGCCTGGTCCACGTCCCTCTTCGCCCGCGACCCGAAGTAG